Proteins found in one Oribacterium sp. oral taxon 102 genomic segment:
- the tig gene encoding trigger factor yields the protein MKKRSLLLLFAGLTVVMLAGACGKKSNTETSSAQESSEAQSAGQVSADDPELKALEEMTVPAAPALSEMGTITLPELSSIEVISSPEEEVTDEEVDNQIQALLSAKLVEVPGDSVEGDTVNIDYVGTIDGVAFDGGTASGYDLKLGSGSFIDGFEGQLFGRRKGDKVTVKVTFPEDYGKAELAGKPAEFEVTVNAVKRVPALTDEWVKDNAEIDAETVEELRQKTREQLAYNHSYSYHSGIQQDALMKIVDAASIELSDAMKEYGTAYVLNAQIQQMKGYGFDLASMINMYGMTVESFKEEMESEGAEYAKQYFVLHKLAAEQSISLNDALMDDLLSDISRMSGRSYNKQELIDQFGQEAVENEAVNGAVMDYIESNVRVKIEEKAPESSAAESAAG from the coding sequence ATGAAGAAAAGAAGCTTACTGCTGCTTTTTGCGGGACTTACTGTCGTAATGCTGGCAGGCGCCTGCGGGAAGAAGAGCAATACGGAGACGAGCAGCGCACAGGAGAGCAGCGAAGCACAGTCGGCGGGGCAGGTTTCCGCGGACGATCCGGAGCTGAAGGCACTGGAGGAAATGACGGTGCCTGCGGCACCGGCGCTCTCTGAAATGGGGACGATCACGCTTCCAGAGCTTAGCAGTATCGAGGTGATCAGCAGCCCGGAGGAGGAAGTGACAGACGAGGAGGTCGACAATCAGATACAGGCGCTGCTTTCCGCGAAGCTCGTGGAGGTTCCGGGGGACAGCGTGGAGGGAGATACCGTCAATATCGACTATGTGGGGACGATAGACGGCGTTGCCTTCGACGGCGGGACGGCGAGCGGTTATGATCTGAAGCTCGGCTCCGGCAGCTTCATCGACGGCTTCGAGGGGCAGCTTTTCGGGAGGAGAAAGGGCGATAAGGTGACCGTTAAGGTGACCTTCCCGGAGGACTATGGAAAGGCGGAGCTCGCCGGAAAGCCGGCGGAGTTCGAGGTTACCGTGAACGCGGTCAAGCGTGTGCCGGCGCTTACGGACGAGTGGGTGAAGGACAATGCGGAAATCGACGCGGAGACGGTGGAAGAGCTTCGGCAGAAAACCCGGGAGCAGCTCGCTTATAACCATTCCTACAGCTATCATTCCGGTATCCAGCAGGACGCTCTGATGAAGATCGTGGACGCGGCTTCGATCGAGCTTTCCGATGCTATGAAGGAGTACGGAACTGCCTATGTCCTGAATGCACAGATCCAGCAGATGAAGGGCTACGGCTTCGACCTCGCCTCCATGATCAATATGTACGGCATGACGGTGGAGAGCTTCAAGGAAGAGATGGAGTCGGAGGGCGCAGAGTATGCGAAGCAGTACTTCGTTCTGCACAAGCTCGCTGCGGAGCAGAGCATCAGTCTGAACGACGCACTGATGGACGACCTGCTCTCGGATATCTCCAGAATGAGCGGCAGAAGCTACAATAAGCAGGAGCTGATCGATCAGTTCGGACAGGAGGCCGTGGAGAATGAGGCGGTCAACGGCGCAGTCATGGACTATATCGAGTCTAATGTCAGGGTAAAGATCGAGGAGAAGGCGCCGGAGAGCAGCGCAGCGGAAAGCGCGGCAGGCTGA
- a CDS encoding amino acid ABC transporter substrate-binding protein, producing the protein MKKSGLIFMGTMLMTLALTACGTSGAAGTEASAETAGGAESGSAAETEKEASGSAVQTASGKFTVGFDQEFPPMGFVGADGQYTGYDLALASEVAKRLGLEFVAQPINWDAKDMELESGNIDCIWNGFTMQGREDAYSWVGPYMANNQVFVVNADAEIKTLADLAGKAVEVQKDSSGLAALNEEANAALRGSFGTLTEVADYNTALMDLESGAADAVCMDSVVAGYQITSSGKNMRILDEKLSAEEYGIGFKKGEDALAAAVKEALLEMKADGIVEDISKEWFGDAAVFTLK; encoded by the coding sequence ATGAAAAAGAGCGGACTTATCTTCATGGGAACGATGCTGATGACACTGGCGCTGACGGCGTGCGGCACCTCCGGCGCCGCGGGTACCGAAGCCTCTGCGGAGACGGCGGGCGGGGCGGAGAGCGGCAGTGCAGCGGAAACGGAAAAGGAGGCTTCCGGGAGCGCGGTGCAGACCGCGTCCGGGAAGTTCACCGTAGGCTTCGACCAGGAGTTTCCGCCGATGGGCTTCGTGGGAGCAGACGGACAGTACACCGGATACGACCTTGCGTTGGCATCAGAGGTCGCGAAGCGGCTCGGGCTGGAGTTCGTCGCACAGCCGATCAACTGGGATGCGAAGGATATGGAGCTGGAGTCCGGCAACATTGACTGCATCTGGAACGGCTTCACGATGCAGGGCAGAGAGGATGCCTACAGCTGGGTTGGCCCGTATATGGCGAACAATCAGGTCTTCGTGGTCAATGCGGACGCGGAGATCAAGACGCTCGCAGACCTTGCAGGGAAGGCGGTCGAGGTACAGAAGGATTCCTCTGGGCTCGCTGCATTGAACGAGGAAGCGAATGCAGCACTCAGGGGAAGCTTCGGGACGCTGACGGAGGTCGCGGACTACAATACCGCGCTGATGGATCTCGAGTCGGGCGCGGCGGACGCGGTATGCATGGACTCTGTCGTAGCGGGCTATCAGATCACCTCCTCCGGAAAGAATATGCGGATTCTCGACGAGAAGCTCTCTGCCGAGGAGTACGGCATCGGCTTCAAGAAGGGGGAGGATGCCCTTGCCGCCGCGGTGAAGGAGGCGCTTCTCGAAATGAAGGCGGACGGCATCGTGGAGGATATCTCCAAGGAATGGTTCGGAGATGCTGCGGTATTCACACTGAAATAA
- a CDS encoding amino acid ABC transporter permease, with protein sequence MTLSQILWSLLGGMRVSLQIFFITLLFSLPLGLLISFGRMSKNRILRSITKLYISIMRGTPLMLQLFVVYYGPYYLLKIRLSPEYRNSAVYIGFVINYAAYFAEIYRSGIQSMPAGQYEAAEILGYSRASSFLRIILPQVWKRILPSVTNEVITLVKDTSLAFSISVMEMFTTAKALASSQTSMTPLIAAGVFYYIFNFIVAYAMERAEKRLDYYS encoded by the coding sequence ATGACACTTTCTCAGATCCTGTGGAGCCTCCTCGGAGGAATGCGGGTCAGCCTGCAGATCTTCTTCATTACACTGCTCTTTTCTCTTCCGCTCGGACTGCTGATCTCGTTCGGGCGGATGAGCAAAAACCGCATTTTACGCAGCATAACGAAGCTGTACATCTCGATTATGAGAGGCACGCCGCTTATGCTGCAGCTTTTTGTCGTCTATTACGGACCGTATTATCTCCTGAAGATCCGATTGAGTCCGGAGTACCGGAACAGTGCGGTCTATATCGGCTTCGTCATCAACTATGCGGCGTATTTCGCGGAGATCTATCGCTCGGGCATCCAGTCCATGCCCGCCGGACAGTACGAGGCGGCGGAGATCCTCGGCTACAGCCGTGCATCGAGCTTCCTCCGCATTATCCTGCCGCAGGTCTGGAAGCGCATCCTGCCGTCTGTCACCAATGAGGTCATTACCCTTGTGAAGGATACCTCGCTGGCGTTCTCGATCTCCGTGATGGAAATGTTTACGACGGCGAAGGCGCTCGCCTCCAGCCAGACCTCGATGACGCCGCTGATCGCCGCGGGCGTTTTCTATTACATCTTCAATTTCATCGTGGCATACGCGATGGAGCGTGCGGAGAAGCGGCTGGATTACTATAGCTAG
- a CDS encoding amino acid ABC transporter ATP-binding protein — MKLLTMKNVRKTFGELEVLRDISLSVGEGEIVSIIGPSGSGKSTLLRCATLLERMDGGSLRYEDTVVCENDAAGNAIYRDKKTFGQVRSIYGLVFQNFHLFPHWTVLRNVTDALIHVKRVERTEAEARGMELLRRMGLAEKAGAYPCQLSGGQQQRVAIARALALNPKVLFFDEPTSALDPELTGEVLNVIRSLKELHIAMGIVTHEMTFARDISDRVIFMSDGVIVCEGSPAEVFSSENERMRSFLGRYQGML, encoded by the coding sequence ATGAAGCTGCTGACGATGAAAAATGTGAGGAAGACCTTTGGGGAGCTGGAGGTGCTTCGGGATATCAGCCTGTCCGTCGGCGAGGGAGAGATCGTCTCGATCATCGGCCCCTCCGGATCGGGGAAGTCGACCCTGCTCCGCTGCGCGACGCTGCTGGAGCGGATGGACGGCGGGAGTCTCCGCTATGAGGATACTGTGGTCTGTGAGAATGATGCGGCAGGGAATGCGATATACCGGGACAAAAAAACGTTCGGGCAGGTACGCTCGATTTACGGGCTGGTTTTCCAGAATTTTCATCTCTTCCCGCATTGGACGGTGCTTCGCAATGTGACAGATGCCCTGATCCATGTGAAACGCGTCGAAAGAACAGAGGCGGAGGCGCGCGGGATGGAGCTGCTTCGCAGGATGGGGCTCGCGGAAAAGGCGGGTGCCTACCCCTGCCAGCTCTCCGGCGGGCAGCAGCAGCGCGTCGCGATCGCGCGGGCGCTGGCGCTGAATCCGAAGGTGCTCTTCTTCGACGAGCCGACCTCGGCGCTGGATCCGGAGCTCACCGGAGAGGTGCTGAATGTGATCCGTTCGCTGAAGGAGCTTCATATCGCGATGGGGATCGTCACTCACGAGATGACCTTCGCGCGGGATATCTCCGACAGAGTGATCTTCATGTCCGACGGCGTGATCGTCTGCGAGGGCAGTCCGGCGGAGGTTTTCAGCTCGGAAAACGAGCGGATGCGAAGCTTCCTCGGACGGTATCAGGGGATGCTGTGA
- a CDS encoding NUDIX domain-containing protein, with protein MAELMDVYDENRHLTGLRLERAAFLREGQFLLYVLAILENPEGRLLITRRAPNKRWAAGSWEIPGGGAQAGESSFQAVCREVREETGLDIPRLAGAERFAPIDSYRNVDLARGDNYFVDIYHFRLPFSERDIRIDLRESTDRKCVTLRELAEIEARDGFLHYRRITEALKKEAGAISGIV; from the coding sequence ATGGCAGAGCTTATGGACGTATATGACGAAAACCGCCACCTGACCGGACTCCGGCTGGAGCGTGCGGCATTTCTCCGCGAGGGGCAGTTCCTGCTCTATGTACTCGCCATCCTTGAGAACCCCGAGGGCAGGCTCCTGATTACCCGCCGCGCGCCGAATAAACGCTGGGCGGCGGGCTCCTGGGAGATCCCGGGCGGCGGCGCGCAGGCAGGCGAGAGCTCGTTTCAGGCGGTCTGCCGCGAGGTACGGGAGGAAACCGGACTCGATATCCCTCGCCTCGCCGGAGCAGAGCGCTTCGCCCCCATTGACTCCTATCGGAATGTCGACCTCGCACGCGGCGACAACTACTTCGTCGATATCTATCACTTCCGCCTGCCCTTCTCGGAAAGAGACATCCGGATCGATCTCCGGGAGAGCACCGACCGAAAATGCGTGACGCTCCGCGAGCTCGCGGAGATCGAAGCAAGAGACGGCTTTCTGCACTACCGGAGGATTACAGAGGCGCTGAAAAAGGAAGCCGGAGCGATCTCCGGCATTGTATAG
- the hisI gene encoding phosphoribosyl-AMP cyclohydrolase — protein MIRAEDIRWDAQGLCPCIVQDYDTGRVLTLAYMNRESFERSKLHGLCCFFSRSRQKLWLKGEQSGNYQHIVTMEADCDADAILLRVRKDGPACHLGTDSCFDTTLRIDFPKPDAKGE, from the coding sequence ATGATTCGTGCTGAGGACATCCGATGGGATGCACAGGGGCTATGCCCCTGTATCGTACAGGATTATGATACCGGACGGGTGCTGACGCTCGCCTACATGAATCGAGAGAGCTTCGAGCGCTCCAAATTGCACGGGCTGTGCTGCTTTTTCAGCCGGAGCCGACAGAAGCTATGGCTGAAGGGGGAGCAAAGCGGCAATTACCAGCATATCGTCACCATGGAGGCGGACTGCGATGCGGATGCGATCCTGCTCCGCGTACGAAAGGACGGCCCTGCCTGTCATCTGGGAACAGACAGCTGCTTCGATACAACACTCCGGATCGACTTTCCTAAGCCCGATGCGAAAGGAGAATAA
- the hisF gene encoding imidazole glycerol phosphate synthase subunit HisF, whose product MISKRIIPCLDIRDGRVVKGINFEGIRDVEDPVTLAEYYSASGADELVFYDITASSEGRDLLPDVLRAVASRVFIPLTVGGGIRSLADFDRVLKCGADKVSVNSGAMQNPDLISDAARKYGRQCVVLSVDVRRVGGAFHVFRYGGRIDTGIEALSWIRAGVQQGAGELVINSIDTDGVRQGFDLELLRAVQAQVDVPVIASGGAGSATDFVTLFRELPEISAGLAASIFHFREVEIQTLKMQLRQEGISVRL is encoded by the coding sequence ATGATCAGCAAAAGAATCATTCCCTGTCTCGATATCCGGGACGGAAGAGTCGTAAAGGGCATTAACTTCGAAGGAATTCGCGACGTAGAGGATCCTGTGACACTCGCGGAATACTATTCCGCCTCCGGTGCCGATGAGCTCGTTTTCTATGACATCACCGCGTCCAGCGAGGGGAGAGATCTCCTTCCCGACGTACTCCGCGCAGTCGCCTCGCGCGTCTTCATTCCCCTCACCGTCGGCGGCGGCATCCGAAGCCTCGCAGACTTCGACCGTGTACTGAAATGCGGGGCGGACAAGGTCAGCGTAAACTCCGGCGCGATGCAGAACCCGGATCTCATTTCGGACGCGGCAAGAAAGTACGGCAGGCAGTGCGTCGTACTCTCCGTCGATGTCCGACGCGTCGGCGGCGCGTTCCATGTTTTTCGATATGGCGGCCGGATCGACACCGGCATCGAGGCGCTCTCCTGGATCCGAGCCGGCGTACAGCAGGGCGCAGGGGAGCTGGTCATCAACTCCATCGATACGGACGGCGTCCGGCAGGGCTTCGATCTGGAGCTCCTCCGTGCAGTACAGGCACAGGTCGATGTCCCCGTCATCGCGAGCGGCGGCGCGGGAAGCGCCACGGACTTCGTCACGCTCTTCCGGGAGCTTCCGGAGATCAGCGCCGGGCTCGCCGCCTCCATCTTCCATTTCCGGGAGGTAGAGATTCAGACGTTGAAAATGCAGCTTCGGCAGGAAGGGATATCGGTGAGATTATGA
- the hisA gene encoding 1-(5-phosphoribosyl)-5-[(5-phosphoribosylamino)methylideneamino]imidazole-4-carboxamide isomerase — MILLPAIDLYEGKAVRLYKGDYEKMTICSDAPAEKAAKLAAAGAEWIHLVDLEGARDGTTPNLPIILSILERTRLKVEVGGGIRSMETISRYLAAGVSRVILGTRAVEEPAFLRQAVSRYGAQIAVGADARNGRLATHGWKQDSTVEITDYIRELRALGVRTVIATDITRDGAMQGANLTLYRTLSEIRGIDIIASGGVSSLADLRALRELGLCGAILGKAMYLGAVDLREAIALTKEEEPSRSGQDML, encoded by the coding sequence ATGATCCTGCTGCCCGCAATCGATCTCTATGAGGGAAAGGCAGTCCGCCTCTACAAGGGGGACTATGAGAAGATGACAATCTGCTCCGACGCGCCCGCGGAAAAAGCGGCGAAGCTTGCGGCAGCGGGCGCGGAATGGATCCACCTCGTCGATCTGGAGGGTGCGCGGGACGGTACGACGCCGAATCTTCCCATCATCCTCTCCATCCTCGAGCGCACGAGGCTCAAGGTCGAGGTCGGCGGCGGCATCCGCAGCATGGAAACGATAAGCCGCTACCTTGCCGCCGGTGTTTCCCGGGTCATCCTCGGGACCAGAGCCGTTGAGGAGCCTGCCTTTCTCCGGCAGGCAGTTTCCCGCTACGGGGCACAGATCGCCGTCGGTGCGGATGCAAGAAACGGCAGGCTCGCGACGCATGGCTGGAAGCAGGACAGCACAGTCGAAATCACGGACTACATCCGGGAGCTCCGCGCTCTCGGCGTCCGTACCGTCATTGCCACCGATATCACACGGGACGGCGCGATGCAGGGCGCGAATCTCACCCTCTACCGGACGCTGTCCGAGATCAGAGGGATCGACATCATTGCCAGCGGCGGCGTCTCCTCTCTCGCAGATCTCCGCGCACTGCGGGAGCTCGGTCTCTGTGGTGCGATCCTCGGAAAAGCGATGTACCTCGGCGCAGTCGACCTCCGGGAGGCGATCGCGCTCACAAAGGAAGAGGAGCCTTCCCGCTCCGGTCAGGATATGCTATGA
- the hisH gene encoding imidazole glycerol phosphate synthase subunit HisH: MIAILDYGVGNLFSLRSSLSAIGADSIVTRKPAEIAAAERLILPGVGAFGDAAAKLRGSGLFSLIREQAAGGKPLLGICVGMQLLFERGLEFGEHEGLALLHGSVESIPSRWQSDTRLALPHMGWNVLHFLPEIPPSPLFRGIPDGARVYFVHSYAAFDCADSVIAETDYGIPLTAAVQRGNLYATQFHPEKSGELGLRILRNFTEVQP, encoded by the coding sequence ATGATCGCGATTCTCGATTACGGCGTGGGAAATCTCTTCTCCCTCCGCTCCTCTCTGTCCGCCATCGGCGCGGACAGCATCGTCACCCGGAAGCCTGCAGAGATCGCCGCCGCGGAGCGTCTGATCCTGCCGGGGGTCGGCGCCTTCGGCGACGCGGCGGCGAAGCTCCGGGGAAGCGGGCTCTTCTCGCTCATCAGAGAACAGGCGGCAGGCGGCAAGCCACTGCTCGGGATCTGTGTCGGAATGCAGCTTCTCTTCGAGCGTGGGCTTGAGTTCGGAGAGCATGAGGGGCTTGCCCTGCTTCATGGCTCCGTCGAATCGATTCCGAGCCGCTGGCAGTCGGACACCCGGCTCGCGCTCCCGCACATGGGCTGGAATGTGCTTCATTTTCTCCCGGAAATCCCGCCGTCTCCGCTCTTCCGGGGAATCCCGGACGGCGCCCGGGTCTACTTCGTCCACTCCTATGCAGCGTTTGACTGCGCAGACAGTGTGATCGCGGAGACAGACTACGGCATCCCGCTCACTGCCGCGGTACAGCGGGGGAATCTCTATGCGACCCAGTTCCACCCGGAGAAGAGCGGGGAGCTCGGTCTCCGGATTCTTAGAAATTTCACGGAGGTACAGCCATGA
- the hisD gene encoding histidinol dehydrogenase — protein MIQIMKMGKLPEEEILRRETDTEDVSAAVREILSEVRSRGDQALRDYSSRFDGISPASFRVAAEELAAAMQTADPAFLSVLREAAENIRAYHRNQCRSNYLTEAREGVLLGQRVLPLKTVGIYVPGGTAAYPSTVLMDAIPAQIAGVSRIVMVTPPAGDGSVNPNILAAAHIAGVTEIYKLGGAQAVAALAYGTESVPSVDKIVGPGNAYVAEAKRQVFGQVGIDMVAGPSEVLVIADQHSDPAWVAADLLSQAEHDRMASAVLITDTPSLAAAVQAELERQLPLLRREEIARASIDRNGRILLVSELREGIALANRLAPEHLELCVENPFDYLPKIRNAGSVFLGRYSPEPVGDYFAGPNHTLPTSGTARFASPLSVDDFVKKMQFSYYTEDALRREHRKVSLFARQEGLTAHGRAVDIRFEKL, from the coding sequence ATGATACAGATTATGAAAATGGGGAAGCTCCCCGAGGAGGAGATCCTTCGACGAGAAACGGACACAGAGGATGTCTCCGCCGCCGTGCGGGAAATCCTCTCCGAGGTACGCTCTCGCGGCGATCAGGCGCTCCGCGACTATTCCTCCCGCTTCGACGGAATCTCTCCCGCCTCCTTCCGGGTCGCTGCGGAGGAGCTCGCCGCAGCGATGCAGACAGCCGATCCGGCATTCCTCTCGGTGCTCCGCGAGGCAGCCGAAAATATCAGAGCGTACCACCGCAATCAGTGCCGGAGCAACTATCTCACGGAAGCACGGGAGGGCGTGCTCCTCGGCCAGCGCGTGCTGCCGCTCAAGACTGTCGGCATCTATGTGCCGGGCGGCACCGCCGCCTATCCCTCCACCGTGCTGATGGACGCGATACCTGCGCAGATCGCAGGCGTTTCCCGCATCGTCATGGTGACGCCGCCTGCGGGAGACGGCAGCGTTAATCCGAATATCCTCGCCGCCGCGCATATTGCGGGCGTAACGGAAATCTACAAGCTCGGCGGCGCGCAGGCAGTCGCCGCCCTCGCCTACGGCACCGAATCCGTCCCGTCGGTGGATAAGATCGTCGGCCCGGGCAACGCCTACGTCGCCGAGGCGAAGCGGCAGGTCTTCGGGCAGGTCGGCATCGATATGGTCGCCGGCCCCTCCGAGGTGCTGGTCATCGCAGATCAGCACTCCGATCCCGCATGGGTCGCTGCAGATCTCCTCTCGCAGGCGGAGCATGACCGGATGGCAAGCGCCGTACTGATCACGGACACCCCTTCGCTCGCAGCGGCGGTACAGGCGGAGCTGGAACGGCAGCTCCCGCTGCTCCGGCGAGAGGAAATCGCCCGTGCCTCCATTGACCGAAACGGCAGAATCCTCCTCGTCTCCGAGCTTCGGGAGGGAATTGCGCTCGCGAACCGCCTCGCGCCGGAGCACCTCGAGCTCTGCGTGGAGAATCCCTTCGACTATCTGCCGAAGATACGGAACGCAGGCTCGGTCTTTCTCGGCAGGTACAGCCCGGAGCCGGTGGGCGACTACTTCGCCGGTCCGAACCATACTCTCCCGACCAGCGGAACCGCGCGCTTCGCCTCTCCGCTCTCAGTGGATGACTTCGTGAAGAAAATGCAGTTCAGCTACTATACCGAGGATGCGCTCCGGCGGGAGCACCGGAAGGTCAGCCTCTTTGCAAGGCAGGAGGGACTCACAGCGCATGGGAGGGCGGTGGATATCCGTTTCGAAAAGCTATGA
- the hisG gene encoding ATP phosphoribosyltransferase produces the protein MINVALPKGRLGNQVYALLEKAGYECPKILEKNTRRLVFENTARGVRYFSVKPSDVPIYVERGAADVGIAGKDILLEYRPEVYELLDLKLGKCRMCICGPEDFYDEHLRTLRVATKFPHITRSYYEERGREIDIIELHGSIELAPLLGLSDVICDLVETGSTLRDNDLTVLSEVVPVSARFIANKVSWQFHREEILCMREALRGGAMEQK, from the coding sequence ATGATAAATGTCGCGCTCCCGAAGGGTCGTCTGGGAAATCAGGTCTACGCCCTTCTCGAAAAGGCGGGCTACGAATGCCCGAAAATTCTGGAAAAGAATACACGCAGGCTGGTATTTGAAAACACAGCGCGCGGCGTGCGCTACTTCTCCGTGAAGCCGAGCGATGTGCCGATCTATGTCGAGCGCGGCGCGGCGGATGTCGGCATCGCCGGGAAGGACATCCTGCTCGAGTATCGTCCGGAGGTCTACGAGCTCCTGGATCTAAAGCTCGGGAAATGCCGGATGTGCATCTGCGGTCCGGAGGACTTCTATGATGAGCATCTCCGCACGCTCCGCGTGGCGACGAAGTTTCCGCATATCACGCGGAGCTACTACGAAGAGCGAGGGCGGGAGATCGATATTATCGAGCTCCACGGCTCAATCGAGCTCGCGCCGCTGCTCGGACTCTCCGACGTGATCTGCGACCTCGTAGAGACCGGCTCCACGCTCCGGGATAACGATCTGACAGTTCTCTCAGAGGTCGTCCCTGTCAGCGCCCGCTTCATCGCGAATAAAGTCAGCTGGCAGTTTCACCGGGAGGAGATCCTTTGCATGCGGGAAGCACTCCGAGGGGGCGCTATGGAACAGAAGTGA